In Mycoplasma sp. OR1901, the following are encoded in one genomic region:
- a CDS encoding ATP-dependent RecD-like DNA helicase, which yields MIFEKDDELKNKNDDTFVGKFTEKLKGPDSGSWGFFKFKKDNSREHVMIYCAGLEMPELNKKYEVRVAKAQKNFKLVKYIPVKVEIDINSEINIHLNKIPSVGKATSKKILDTFGKDVIKVFFDESKEIQILKIIPKTTYDKILSYFKKNEKQLLKINDLINQDDEEYQKNIQFFFSNDLQKIYNLLVKIHENDSNPNFIELYKSKNPYYLWEKYDVSLSDVDAFAQLLGYQILSKQRIYAYIDYAMFNLEENNSTFVNINDLILTVVKYANLPNNNDIKEVINDFIINKIKDGSLYAKENLVSRKEMREKEKHIVDKLIFINENSSLILQKEPLKELNYLSDDQKVAYEMVTNCGVSIISGMPGTGKSLIIKHIYNTLKLNGYVEEKDFYILAPTGRAASNISTKHDISTRTIHSFLRIKNDKEDIPSDIDFEEVKILVIDEFSMVNINIFYKILSSCFNLQKIVLIGDSNQLPAIGPGIILNDLIESKKIPTVFLNKIYRSDSEDIKNYINFINGLGDIKNPYFVEFFKLFVNKIMDKVVDDVEIINHYKQKLLLNTENTYKEFVYNFSESWVEYVAKGFTGNQVNIWNSKNPFEDLSSLFIEKVKKYGLFNTVILCPIYRGSFGINLINKAIQSKYNPYGEIVHTSKFNNETIEYKVGDKVIQLVNKNEIGISNGDLGVISGTTDDKNNKKIFVKFNNGEKDFIVEYSKEDFSNEINLAYAITVHKFQGSENESVIFVVYNQHSGMLNRKLVYTAVSRAKSDLTVFALNNNIYSTIFMKTFNKKEQKITNMQEFLGLEE from the coding sequence ATGATATTTGAAAAAGATGATGAATTAAAAAACAAAAATGATGATACTTTCGTAGGAAAATTTACAGAAAAACTTAAGGGTCCTGATAGTGGTTCTTGAGGATTTTTTAAATTTAAAAAAGATAATTCGAGAGAGCACGTTATGATTTATTGTGCCGGGTTAGAAATGCCTGAGTTGAATAAAAAGTATGAAGTAAGAGTTGCTAAAGCTCAAAAAAATTTTAAATTAGTTAAATATATTCCGGTTAAGGTCGAAATTGATATTAATTCTGAAATCAACATTCATCTTAATAAAATTCCATCAGTTGGTAAAGCAACAAGCAAAAAAATATTAGATACTTTTGGTAAGGATGTGATCAAGGTATTTTTTGATGAAAGTAAAGAAATTCAAATTTTAAAGATAATACCAAAAACAACATATGACAAAATTTTGAGTTATTTCAAGAAAAACGAAAAACAATTATTGAAAATAAACGATTTAATCAATCAAGATGACGAAGAATACCAAAAAAATATTCAATTTTTTTTCAGTAATGATTTGCAAAAAATTTATAACTTATTAGTTAAAATTCATGAAAATGATTCTAATCCAAACTTTATAGAATTATATAAATCAAAAAACCCTTATTATTTGTGAGAAAAATATGACGTTTCATTGAGTGATGTAGATGCTTTCGCACAGCTTTTAGGTTATCAAATACTTTCAAAACAAAGAATCTATGCATATATAGATTATGCTATGTTTAATTTAGAAGAAAATAACTCAACCTTTGTTAATATTAACGATTTAATATTAACTGTAGTTAAATATGCAAATTTACCTAATAATAATGATATAAAGGAAGTTATAAACGATTTTATAATTAATAAAATTAAAGATGGTTCGCTTTATGCTAAAGAAAACTTAGTCTCGAGAAAAGAAATGAGAGAAAAAGAAAAGCATATAGTAGATAAATTAATTTTTATTAATGAAAATAGTTCATTAATTCTTCAAAAAGAACCTTTAAAAGAATTAAATTATTTATCAGATGATCAAAAGGTAGCTTATGAAATGGTTACTAATTGTGGTGTAAGTATTATTTCGGGAATGCCTGGAACAGGTAAAAGTTTAATAATAAAACATATATATAACACTTTAAAACTTAATGGTTATGTAGAAGAGAAAGATTTTTATATCTTGGCGCCAACAGGTCGTGCTGCTTCAAATATATCTACTAAACATGATATTTCAACAAGAACTATCCATAGTTTTTTAAGAATAAAAAATGATAAAGAAGATATTCCGTCAGATATTGATTTTGAAGAAGTGAAAATCTTGGTTATTGATGAGTTTAGTATGGTTAATATTAATATCTTTTATAAGATTTTAAGTTCGTGTTTTAACCTACAAAAAATAGTATTAATCGGTGATTCTAATCAATTACCAGCTATTGGTCCTGGAATTATATTAAACGACTTAATAGAAAGTAAAAAAATACCAACAGTATTTTTAAATAAAATATATCGAAGTGATTCTGAAGATATAAAAAATTACATAAATTTTATAAATGGTTTAGGCGATATTAAAAACCCTTATTTTGTGGAGTTTTTTAAATTATTTGTTAATAAAATAATGGATAAAGTTGTAGATGATGTTGAAATTATTAATCATTACAAACAAAAATTATTACTAAATACGGAAAATACATATAAAGAATTTGTTTATAATTTTTCTGAATCATGAGTTGAATATGTAGCTAAAGGTTTTACGGGTAATCAAGTTAATATTTGAAATAGTAAAAATCCTTTTGAAGACTTATCTTCATTATTTATTGAGAAAGTAAAAAAATACGGATTATTTAACACAGTAATTTTGTGTCCTATTTATAGAGGTAGTTTTGGTATTAATTTAATTAATAAAGCAATACAAAGCAAATATAACCCTTACGGCGAGATTGTTCATACATCAAAATTTAATAACGAAACTATAGAATATAAAGTTGGTGATAAGGTTATTCAATTGGTAAATAAAAACGAAATTGGTATATCTAACGGTGATTTGGGAGTTATTAGTGGTACAACTGATGATAAAAACAATAAGAAAATTTTCGTTAAGTTTAACAACGGTGAAAAAGATTTTATAGTTGAATATTCAAAAGAAGATTTTTCTAACGAAATTAACCTAGCTTATGCTATTACAGTACATAAGTTTCAAGGTAGTGAAAACGAATCAGTTATTTTTGTTGTATATAATCAACATTCGGGTATGTTAAATAGAAAACTAGTTTATACAGCGGTTTCTAGAGCAAAAAGTGATTTAACTGTTTTTGCCTTAAATAACAATATATATTCAACGATTTTTATGAAGACTTTTAATAAAAAAGAACAAAAAATTACTAATATGCAAGAATTTTTAGGTTTGGAGGAATAA
- the pth gene encoding aminoacyl-tRNA hydrolase yields MKLIVGLGNPGDEYKYTRHNVGFLIIDRICEKLNVKLNKEKFNGVFVKVDDIVIAKPMTYMNLSGTFVQQLKNFFKIDHTDIMVIHDDKDYELSKAAIKIGGSGGSHNGVKNIIENLGTSDFKRMKIGINAPHNGQLKDFVLGKFTSDEIKTLLPIIDLAAETAISFGFNDIHTIMNKFNVNKK; encoded by the coding sequence ATGAAATTAATAGTTGGTTTAGGGAATCCAGGTGATGAATATAAATACACTAGACATAATGTTGGATTTTTAATTATTGACAGAATATGTGAAAAGTTAAATGTTAAATTAAATAAAGAGAAATTTAATGGAGTTTTTGTTAAAGTTGATGATATAGTGATAGCAAAACCTATGACATATATGAACTTATCAGGAACTTTTGTTCAACAATTGAAAAACTTTTTTAAAATTGATCATACAGATATTATGGTTATTCATGATGATAAGGATTATGAATTATCGAAAGCTGCAATTAAAATAGGTGGCAGTGGTGGTAGCCATAACGGTGTTAAAAATATTATTGAAAATTTAGGTACTTCAGATTTTAAAAGAATGAAAATTGGTATAAATGCACCGCATAATGGTCAACTTAAAGATTTTGTTTTAGGTAAATTTACTAGTGATGAAATAAAAACTCTTTTACCAATTATTGATTTAGCTGCCGAAACCGCGATTTCTTTTGGTTTTAATGATATTCACACAATAATGAATAAATTTAATGTTAATAAAAAATAA